Part of the Gopherus evgoodei ecotype Sinaloan lineage unplaced genomic scaffold, rGopEvg1_v1.p scaffold_33_arrow_ctg1, whole genome shotgun sequence genome, TTGGTGAGGGTCTCAGTGCAGGACAGACATAATAGACTAGggagctcacagctgaaatgGTTGATTTGATTGAGCCCATAGAAATGCAGCTtgagggcaaaaacagtgttaagCAGGGCATCTATGAAGCCTATCGTCCATGCATCACTCACCAGCTGAAAACAGATCCCTTTGCTCATTGCATCCATGTAACGTAATAGGTCACAGATGGCAGCGTAGCGGTCATAAGCCATTGCTGAGAGAATATAAACTTCTGTAACAGCTGGCAGGAAAATGAAGAACATCTGTGTAATGCAGCTATTGACAGAAATGGTTTTGTGCTCTGCTAAGAAATACACCAGCATTTTAGGGACAATGGCTGAGGAATAGCAGatatcaacaaaggataaatgAGACAGGAAGAAGTACATTGGGGTGTGAAGAGGAGGATCAGCCCTTATCACCAGCATGATCACCATATTTGCCAAAAGCGTGATTAGGTAGACAACTAAAAGCACCAggaagaggaaaatctgcatGTGTGGGTCATTGGATAATAAATTCAGTCACTTCGGTTTGATTTCCCATGGATCTTTAGTCAGGAAAACAGACCTGTCAGATTGGAAAAAGTAAAATTAACACACAAGTAAATTGAAATGTCCTGTGAAGATCATCTGATCAGTAGGATGAATGTAAAGAGGCCTACTATATCCtataaaatgtgtgtttaaaataaataaaaatggtctAGATGCAGAAAAGGACTTTGGTGCCAAACTGCCACTTTAGTCCCCTAAatcccaggatcaggccccactggTACTCACAGAAACTCCACTCAATTCTATAAATATTGTACAGAAACTACTGAATATAGTATCTGTAGTATCTTATTGGATTGATCCCTATTAAAATCTCTAGAATtccagaagaagaggaagaaatctgTGAGGTGTAGAAATTTTGGTTTTCTATCCAACAAAGTATATAGCCTATCAAGCCAAACCAGTATGGAGAATATGGCATTCATAATAATTATCAATTACCTCTAAAGTGGGCCTCAGAAGACCATATCTGGATGACAGCCTCCTCCCCAGCAAAGTGTTTTGTGTGGAGGTGGGCAACCTCATGAATCATGCAACTGTCCAAACAACCAGAGATCATTTGTGACAAGAGAGTGAAAAGGATTTGTCTTATAAACCAAGAAGTGATCTGCGGTTGTTTTTTGACAAAACCAgaagagagagcctggagcaaACAAATGCTCCAATACTGGAAGGAGAGAAACGACAACACCGAGAAAGTAATGACCAAGCATAGGCTCACTGCCCAACTGAGAGCTTCATTCCAAAGAGGAGAATTTACACAAATGAAGATTGAAAGCCTGAAAACGGAGATTAGTCatgtagaactatgtacaaaCACTTTGGTGGGAGCAGTGACATAGGATAAACAGAAGCCAGAAATGGAAGTAAATGTCAGGACAAATATGAGTGAAAAAGCACCTGAAGAAAGTACAGAAAATATGAAGGATTTGTTGATCAAGATCATGCAAAGCCTAAGAGACATTGAGTATCAGCCCTACCAACTGTGAAATTTGTAGGCCATCACACACTGGATGATACAATGAAAGCACTTAATGAAATGGTCaaggaaactggagaaaaaacaacaaggattaGCCAGTACAATTATGTAATTTATGCTACAGTTACAGTAGCAGCTCTTTGGTTTAGCATAAAGACATCTGAACATATGACCCATTGGAAAACTTCCTATCTTCAAGAACCTCCATGAAAATGAATGTTAAAACAGAAGAATACGTTTTTTCATTGAGATACCAGCCTACTGGTTGAATATGAGAAAAATCATGTGaagagaaaaaagcagcaaacagcCTTGGAAATGAAATATCAGCTGAATAAAGGATGTGAGAGCTATGAAGTAACAATGTAAAAAGAAGCTGATTGCTTAGTGTCATGGACTTGAAAGATTTCAGCACAAAGTTATTAGTATCAAGAGAACAGCCCCTTCACCAGAGACGGTAGGAGATTCTTTCATCTGATTGATATTGAAAAAAAGAATAGGCAAAAATAGAGAGTCAGTAAATGATGTTGGAGAGTTACACTGTTTCTGGAAGGAAATCTGGTTTCAGACTGTACAACATGAGCAGAGAGCGAACCGGattagaaatgaaagaaaaagtttaCAAAACACACCACAGAGGAATACACAGAAAGATCAAAGAAAGAAATGAGGTACTAAGATAAATGAAAAAATGGAAATCAGCTGGACCAGACTGGATGCATGGATTCTGGCTGAAACACCTTACAATACTCCATAATTGTTTATTTGAACAACTTAATAAATGTTTGAAGAATGGATTTCCAAGATGGATAGTGACAGGGACAACTCTTCttattcagtggaaaaaaaagaatgaaagaagCAGGTTGCAGTGATCCTATGAATTATAGACTGACCTCTTGTTTACCAACTATATGGACACTTCTAACAATCATTCTGGCAAAGAAGATCTGGATAGGGCTAGCTCACAAATGGAATACTGGTTCCTGACCAAAAAGGCAGCACAGTAAACCTGAAAGGAACAAAATTCCACCTCTGGCTAAACAGGAGGATCACAGAAGAtgcaaaacaaaggaagaaaaaagttaGCGAATGTGTGGGCAGACTACCAGAGAGCATCCAACAGCGTCTCACAATCAAGGATCACTGATACACTGAAAATGTCCAAGGTTCATCCACAGATCATTTCCTTTCTTCAGCAATCTATGTTTAACTGGAGCACTCGACTCTACCAGGAAGAGACTCATTGATGAGGTTCAAATTAAAAGAGAAATCTTTCAAGGGGATTCCTTAACACCAGTGCTGTTTGTGGTAACCATGCTGCCACTGACATGGATGCTTGTTGAGATAACCACAATTTACCATATCAGCAAAGAGCAACGACCAGTTAACAATTTGTTAGTCATCAGCAATCTGAAACTACATGAACAGTCACAAAAAGGAGCTACAGAGCTTGATGATATGTGGAAAAGTTTGGTGAAGATATAAAGCTACGCGTTGGCTTGGCTAACTGTGTGTCAGCATCTCTAAAAATGGCTAGACTGGTACAATCTGACAACACACAAATTAATGAAGGAACTATCCATCATATCTCAGTATGACCCATACAAATATCTTGGAATCAGAGAACTGTCAGAGCTACAAAATAAGAAATTGAAAGAAAAAGTGAGGAAAGAATATTACAGATGTACAAGAACTACTCTATGGACAAAACTCAAGTCTAAGAATTTGATCTGAGCCATTAATATGTGGGGGATGCCGGTAGTACAGAATATTGCTGGAGTGATCAAGTGGaatgaagaggagaaggaaaaaaaaatgacatcCAAAGAAGACAGACAGCTGCTGGTGATGCATAGAGTATTCGATAGCAATCAAGTCATAGACAGGGTGTACATCCCATGACGTGATGAAGGAAAACCTCTGCTATCTGTGGAGGAAGCAATTGATAATGAAGACTATAATATCAAAATATATGAGGAGTCAACCAATATAAAGAGTGTCTGTTCACGATAACAAGCAATGACTGAGCTGCATGCAAGctaagaaagaatgaaagaaaagagaaagcaaacTGCCAAAAAAGATCTGATAGATTTACATAGAGATCAATAAATggacagtggtggagagagatcaAACCTATTGGTGATAGAAGATTGACAAACTCATGACTTGTAGAAGGATCCCTCAAAAAAGGAAACAGAGCCTCATTATGAGTGGACAAGAAAATTCCTTAAGGGGCTTAATTATTTAAGAAGTAAAATTGACTGATGACTGTTCCCTGAGCTGCAGAATGTGTTCAAGAAAGGAAGAGATGATGGAGCATGCGTTGAGCAACTGCTAGAGCCTATCTAGGAGAGACTATATGAACAGACACAGTGAGGTTGCCAAGTGTCCAAGTGTGCCACAATCTATGTGCTCTAGGGAATGAAGAGGTTAAGATTTATGGGCTCTggcaattgtcacagactgaatgGTGCGGTCAGACATAGTTGTAGAAAAGACAACAAACAAGCCCATGTTAACTGATGTTGCCATGCCAGCAGACagaaacataacaaaaaaacaaacaaaacaaaaaacaaggagaGAGAATGACGATGTATGAAGAATGTTGCCTTGAAGGCAAGCAATTATGGAAAACTAAAACAAAGACAATCCCAGCAGTAATTGAAGCATGTGGTACAATCCCTAGGGATAAAGAATTCTAGGACTGCAAGATATCATGGTCAGCGACTTCAAGCAGACAGGTCTCTTAGGCACTCTGAGAACGTGCAGGAAAGTCAAATGACAATGACAATGAATGAATTTGAGTACTAAAATGCAAAGGAATTCTGTAAAGGTTTTAACAAAACTCCTGACCACAAAAACCTACAGAGTTCCGTGAGCCAGGATTTATTGGTGACTCATGGGGATACATTTTAGACAGCAGCTTTGTTCTTTTTAAGCTTAAAGATTTAATATGTTGTGAaagctatttctttttttaaaaaatccaccttGTGTAATACTGAGGGACATTAATAATGATCATAATAAATGAATGTCCCCAGAAAACACTCAAGGCACGCTGACATGATTTGAAAATAAGGGGTCTGGCTGAAAATTAACAGGACTTTCATGCCTAAAAATCACTTTAAAGTTCCTTGGAAAATCTGATCTAGTGGGACTTTAGACTCAGTGTCCTGAACATCTGAATATCAGGCTGTTCACACAAAAGAGAATCTATCCTGTCCCAATGGAAGTGAGTGGCTATTATCACATTTATTTTTAGTGGCAATGGCAACAAAGCCAGCATTCTGTCCAATGTCAAATCTATGTTTAATCCTGTATGTCTcctgagagagaaattaaatcctttcccccacagCTAATCAGACAAATGCACAAGCGAAGAGATCTTGTACTAGAATCTGAATGTCAACATAGGCAAATTCTGTGCAAAGTGAATTCCAAAGCTAAACTCCTTCTCCAGAGAATGTccatcacacacaccccccccccccctcatttATCTCAGTGCTGTCCTGCATGAGAGAGATAGAGCTGGGTGATTCAAATAGTAGCTGGGTTGCCAGTCATGGCCCCTGTGCGGTAACTGACTCTATGTGAGCAGACTGCTGCATCCAGGCAGAAGTCAGGGGGACTCCACAGAAAGACCCACCTCTAGATAAAtggggcagaatctggtccttctAAATTGAAAGAATAAAGAGATTAAAAGGATTAAAATTATGAATCAACTCACCTGCCTATTAAACATGGATCATAAATATGGTGAGATCATTCTGATCTGtggttttctctttctgttttcttaGTCTACCTAGCTACTTATTGATTTGGCTATCTAGTCTGTCTATCTGTGTCTGGAATAGAGCATCTCAAGACATCCATTAGTTCTATGGACGTGGCCCTTGGGCCTTTCACTAGGAGGAGTGAAAGCACTAAAGATGTGCAGGGTTATCTGTGGGAGTGGAGCAAACAGCCTTTCCTGAGCTGACTCCAGGACTAAAAGCTAATTTCTTGAGAACTatttaaatgctgttttgttcCCCCTGGGAAAGTTCCCTGAAGTTCAATCTCTGTAACAAGCTCCAAGTAACACTGAGTTGGGTCAGTACTTAAGCAATGCTCTATAGTGCCTAAAAATGAGAGTAATTAGGCTTGGATTATCAAAGGATTTAGGTACCCAATCTCAGCAACAGTCAATCAAAAAGGCAGATATTTAGACTCTTATTTTCAAAACAGTCTAAGGAGCTAGACATCCTAATAGCAAATAATCTTCCCTACACTCCTTTGAAGCTCCAACCATAATATATAATTACCACAAGATGACAACATAGTCAGATAGCCTGGAACTTCCCTAATAAATGGACACAGGCTAGAGAATGGGGAAAAGAAGTAAATAGACTGTATATGATGGCAGTAAACAGCCATTGAAACAGAGGAGATAAATTGTAATATTTTTTCAGATTAATCATTTATTCACCAAAAAGGAAGTTTTGGTCAACCCCAAATTATTCATGGTTTTACCAGAAATTTTACTAAATTGTTTCaaccagaaaaaataaatattgggcTAAATTCACAAAACAGCAGGAGGAAGCGGaatctttctgctgctgcttttcttgtAACTTCAGTCCATTGGTTAGGTTACTCTCTTGGCATGTGGGGGACCATGGTTCTCTTCCCATGGCTACCTGTTTGGGGGGCAGAGATCTCCCATCTCTGAGGAAAGTGCCTTAATTTCTGGGCTATAAGGTATTCTGGAGTATCGAAGCTGTTCCATACTgtataaataatttaataaaatactcAATGGATCACAGAGTTGAACCTACCAAAGGAGTCCCCTAACACTGAGCTTCAGTGTAATTTTCCTCAAGCTTTCTAGCCCAATGACAGCTTCGATAGGAAAGCTTGAGAAAACTCCACTCCAGTGTACCTATATACTGGTGGTTAGAGCCTTCAGCTCGGAGGTAGAAGTTTCAGTCCCTGTTCTACAGGTGATAGAATGAGGAAGTGAACCCACATCTTCCAGAACACCAGTAATTAACACTGGGCAATGGTTGGAAGAAGGAGCACCACCTCCTCTTTCAGACATTTTGGTCAACCAAGACCCATTGACTTGTGCTCTACATAATTCAGGTGCTTCTGGCAATGCCACTCGCAGTTTCCATTTCATGAGGGAAAATGTTGTAGTTTGTTGTATTGGGGAAACACTCATGTGCTCTCAGGCAACTTGATTTcgtttttccttgttttgttgtttgcctTAAGGTCCTCCTGAGAAGAGTGTGATTGTGATTTGTGTATGTAAAGCAATGgaggctgggatttttcaaaagagccGATGGGATTTAGGCACACAACTTGCATTGAAATGCAATTTTCActcagtcagtgggagttttacaggGAATAAGGCCTGAGTAAAAAGTGAGATCAAACCTAAGGATTTCGGTATTAAAAAGTACACTGGATAGGAATCTTGTTCATGAAGACTCATCAGTCAAGGAAGAAACCAACATCTATCGTCCAGCACAGCTGATCTCAAACAGTGATTCATTGTCCTCCAAAGCTCtataggccagatttttaaaaggaatttaggTGACTGAAGACACAGATAATTACCTTCAAGTGTCTATCTTGCCAGCAGGCATCAATCTTTATAAATCTGTCCCTATGGTACTCTTCCTTCTGGTTCGGAGAGaggaatattttgaaaaccaaGAACTGGGGAGACTGAAGTATTTGAAGAAGTCTCTCTCTCAAAGTGGAGATGAAAAAAAGTTGGAAGACAAGTGGCCTATAAGTTAGAAGGCTCAGGGGGAGGAAGGCATGATTCTATTTGAGAAAACTTTACAGGGAGCAATGCAAAGAAATTAAGGAGAGaatttaaagtctgagtctaagaGATACCAGGTGGATGTGGTCTtatattttaaatggagcttaagggagttaggtactcaaatcccattgactgtcaactaactcccttaggcttcttGAAAAATCCCAGCCAGTGTGTACGTAGGTAGACTGGTAGATATCAACAGGGTGAGTAGGAAGGTACATCGGCCTACCAGGAGGGTATAAAATGGGGTAAGTTAAAGTAGGCTGCTACCTATTTTAATGTTCACCTTTTACAGaaccccttcagtgtgccagacccccaCAGGGTCCGACTTTTCTTTAAGTCCTTGTGGCCTTTCACACCATGAATTCTGCACAGCAAGTCCAGTTGAGAGAGACTCCTGGTCACACAGACTGTTACACTCTTCAGGGACCCTAGTGCCTCAGCAAACATTCACAGTGACACCAGGAAGCcttttcaactggaacacagcaCCGGGGAATCCTTGTGTAGGCATAGAGAAGCACAGCTAGCAGTCCATCCTGGCTAAGCCAGCTCTCTACCCAGCCAAGATGCCATGGAatccattcctctctctctctctctctctctctctctgtcagtacTAGGTGACGGCTGCTGAGCCGCCCTTAACCCAGCCACCTGACACCTCTtggcccttcctcctcctcctgcagaccCATGCTGATTTCACATGTCCCGCCTGCCCAGAGTTGTTCATGGGCAGGTGTAAATTGTTCAGTCCTTGGGGCTCTCATTGTCTTTCTGGATCCTCCACTGAAATAGGTCAGTTCCAGATGTTCCTTAATGACTCCCCCCCCCAAGACAGTGACTAGAGTTAAGCCCCAAGAGCCTTTTAACCTTTTTACATCCACTTGCTGGCAGTGCCTAAGCAAGTAAGTCACTGCCATGCATGTCATTTatcaaaatattacagaaaacgTCCACTTCATCACATATAAATTCTGACTACACCTCACAGAATACACCCAGATCACTCTACACAACCTGCCCAGTCCCCAGTGATAGTTGAAAGACTATCAATGTCAAGATCTCAACAAGGGCAGTCAGGgtcaagggtcagagcaggggcaagCCTGAGGCTAGCAGTAGCCAAGGACTTTGTGGTCAGTTCCAGGCCTGGGTTGGTACCGAGTGTTAAAATCCAAGTCAGGTTTCAGGATCCGAGTCAGGAGATAAAGTCCAAGGTCAAGACAGAAGTTCAAGAACATAGAACAAGAACAGTCATAACAACTACAGAGATCCACATTGTTGTTTGGATGCTTCCTGGAGTGCCCCTTGGGTTTACGTAGGGCAGGGAGCCAATGAGGAATCATTGGGCTGCCGTCTGTCAAACCCTGGAGATAGAGCTTCCTATGATCTGTGTAGACAGAGGGTCATGGGAAGTGGAGTGCAAGCTGGTTATAGCTGCTGTTGGGAGG contains:
- the LOC115641047 gene encoding LOW QUALITY PROTEIN: olfactory receptor 1009-like (The sequence of the model RefSeq protein was modified relative to this genomic sequence to represent the inferred CDS: inserted 2 bases in 1 codon), which codes for MGNQTEVTEFXLSNDPHMQIFLFLVLLVVYLITLLANMVIMLVIRADPPLHTPMYFFLSHLSFVDICYSSAIVPKMLVYFLAEHKTISVNSCITQMFFIFLPAVTEVYILSAMAYDRYAAICDLLRYMDAMSKGICFQLVSDAWTIGFIDALLNTVFALKLHFYGLNQINHFSCELPSLLCLSCTETLTNQVMLFTSVVILGSSSFLFTLISYIHIISTILRICSAEGRRKAFSTCSSHLIVVGLLYLTAFFQYTKPNSVSSVVLDEIFSVQYSILTPMLNPIIYGLKNKDVKTAIGKMLGKYKFFK